TGGGTCGCGGCGGGTGAAGCCCTTGCTCCTGCGGGGGCTGATCCCGGCCAGGCCGGCCTGGCGCATGAGCCGCTCGACCCGCTTGCGGCCGACGTGGACGCCCTCGCGCTTCAGGACGGCATGGATCCTGGGCGATCCGTAGATCCCGCCGGAGTCCTGGTGGATCCGTCGGATCTGCCCGGTCAGCTCGGTGTCCTGGCGGATCCGTTCGCAGGGGTCCTTCTCAGCCTGGCGCCAGCGGTAGTAGGTGGAGGAGGGGATGTGCAGTTCCCGCAGTACGGGCTCGACCCCCAGGTGCGGGTGCTCGTCTAGGAGTGCGGTCACCTGGGCCGGGTCGGGTCGAGCTGCGCGGCGAAAAAAGCCGAGGCCGTCCGCAGGACCTCGTTCGCCCGGCGCAGGTCCCGCACCTCGCGCCGCAGCTGGACGAGCTCGTTCTTCTCTTCGGTGGTGAGCAGGTCATCCCGCTCGCCGGCGTCGGCCTCGGCCTGCCGGATCCAGTTCCGCAGGGCTTCGTGATGCACGCCGAGCTCCTCAGCCATGCGGCGGATCACCGGCTTCGGCTCGGCGGTCCGATACATCCGCACCGCACGCTCACGCAACTCCAGCGGGTACTTCCTCGGGGCAGGCATCGTCTGGGCTCCTCTCATGAGACCCATCTGACCTGCTGTCACCTTTCCCCGCATCTCGGGGGAACCTCAGGCCCGCACTCAGGGGTGACCGACCAGCCTGGGCCATCGGTGACGTCGAAGCCCGCCCGGCCCACGTGGAGGTGCCTCCTGTCGTGACTGGTAGTGGTGGCGGGAAACCGGCGGGCAGGCCCGTGCCGGCAGCGCATGGGGGTGCAGGTCGAGCAGGCCAGGTGTTATCCGGTAGCCCGGGGCGGGGCGCTGCTGTCGCGGATGGTCAGGGTCGGGCGCAGCAGTGATATGACGTTGGTCGGTGGCCGGCCGGAGTCGACGGCGCGCAGCAGCAGCTCGACGGCCTGCTGGGCCATCTCCCGCTTCGGGAAGGTGATCGTGGTCAGCGCTGGCTGGATCTGTACGACCTGGGCGATGTCGTCGAAGCCGACGACGCTGACGTCGCCGGGGACGCGCTGCCCGGACCGGACCACCGCCTCGACTGCGCCGACGGCCAGGATGTCGTGGGTGGCGAAGATCGCCGTCAATCGCGGGTCCGCCTCAAGCGCCGCACGGGCCGCGGCGAACCCGCCGACGGCGTCGTCTCTGGTGCAGGGGAACACCTTGCGGTCGTCGATGGTCAGACCGTCGTCGGCGAATGCCCGGCGCAACCCGCGCACGCGCGGCGCGTGCGAGGGGAGATCGGCGATCACCGCGACGGTCTGGTGGCCGAGCTCCCTCAGGTGGCGCCCGGCTAGGAACCCGGCGTGCTCGTAGTCGATGGACACCACCGGCAACGTGGTCGGCGGGTCTCCCTCCCAGGCGAACAGCGCGACCGGGAAGGCGGCCTCGGCGAGCATCGGGAGCTGCTGTATGACGCCCTTGTCCCCGGCGACCAGCAGTGCGTCCACCGAGCGCGCGGCGAGGTTCTCCAAATGGGTCCGGGTGTAGCCGGGGTCGTCGCGTGTCGTGGCCAGCAGCAGGTTGTATCCGCGACCGACCAGCACGTTCTCGACCTCTTCGACCACCTCGGAGTAGAACGGGTTGGCCACCGACGGCACGAACAGTCCCACAGTCGACGTGCTGCCGGTTCTCAGTGAGCGCGCCACCAGGTTCGGCTTGTAGCCGAGTTCGTTTATCGCCGCGTTCACCTTCGCCAGGGTCTCCGGCCGCACCTTCTTGCCGGACACCACGTTGGACACGGTCTGCTTGGCGACTCCTGCCCGAGAGGCGACCTCTGCCATCGTCACCATGCGCACCCCACAACATGTATCGATCCACGTACAGACTCAGCGTAGGTCGGCCTGTCGCAACAGAGCAAGACTTCGACTTCGCCGGAGGTCGCGAACCGCGGTTGCCGGGCACTCGGCGAGAACGCCGCATGTCACACGCGGAATTCGTTCTGAACGACGGTGAGGCGTTGACGGGCCCGGAAATGCCGCATTAACATCCCGGCCACGCCGAGCACTTGGATCGGTCAAAGACGAGGAGTCGTCGCGGCCACCGCGCGACACACACCGATGTCACCTCGGCGCCAGGCTGTCCTCGGGGCGTCGTGGTGGTCCTCTCAGTCGCGACAGCGCCAACGGCCGCAGCCCGGCAGCGCACCTGCTCCGTGCCGTCTCCAGACGGGGAGCGCCTGAACAGACCTGGAAAGGTCTCGTCCTGAGGAGGGACAGGCATGATCAGACCGGCCGGCGACGACGCCGCCCCGAATCCCGCCCCGGCGCGACGCAGATCGCGCGTGCACCGCATCATCGCGGCCCTTGCCGGCGCCACCATCACCGTGGCGAGCCTCATGCTCACGGGCGCTGTGCCCGCACAGGCCGCCACCACCGTCCACACGTACGCACCGACGGGTGTGGGAGGCGGTACCACGACGTCCCCGGACGTGGCGTCCACCAAGTACCGAGTGCAAGTCGCCGGCACGACGGTTCAGGCTGTCCAGTACACCCAGAACGGCCACAACTTCGACATCGCGCGCTTCGCGTCGGACTCCCGCACACCGACGATCACGATCACGCTGCCCAGCACCACGATCAACACGGTGAACGTCTACCCGGCGCGCTACTACCCGTCCAGCAGCGTCACGGTGAGCACGGACAAGCACACCCTGACGTTCCAGATGTCAGCCGCCGCAGGGTTGAACCAAGCGATCGTGATAGTCAACGGCGACTCGACCAACGCCGCGGGACAGCCCTACCTCGCGGTCGTCAACGACCCTCTGGAAAACCCCGGGCAGCGTCCGGACGCCACGAGCGCACCGGACGGTTCCGGCGTCAACATGCAGACCGGTGTCCTCAACTTCCAGCAGTTCGCCGCGAACTACCTCGCTGCGAACCCGAACAGCGCGGCTCAGAAGGCTCCCGCCGCGACGACGAGTTCCATGGCTGGCCGGACCATCAACGGCACCGCCATCCCCGCCGGCCAGAAGACCTCGGCCGGGAGCCTGGTGAGCGCCGGCAGCGTCAATGTGCGGTACCCGAACCAGCGGGTGATGGCCGCCAACGACAGCACCTACGCCCTGCAGGCCGCCATCGCGACGATCAAAGCCAACCCCACGGCGCTCAACACGCTCTACTTCCCCAACGGCACGTACATATGGTCCGGTCTGTTGGTCAACGGTGTGGACGGCAGCAAGCTCAAGGGCGGCAAGCTGCGGATCTACACTGACGAAGGGGCCCTGCTGAAGAACCGCATCCAGGCGTACATGGAGGCGTTCGAGCCGGCGATCGGAATCATCAACTCGAGCAACATCGAGATCGACGGCCGCGGCATGTTCGACGCCAACGGCGTGGCGAACTACAACGCCGTCAACAGCGGTGACCTGCACGACGCCTACCGCAGCCAGCACCAGGGCGGTGTCATGGTCATGCACTCGTCGGACATCACGTTCAACGACACCTACGAGCGCAACGCGAAGCAGTGGAACTACGAGACCCACAGCGCCCACAGGGTGACGTTCAACAACATCAAGGCCCTCACCCCCTACCGCCAGCCGTGGGTGGACGGCACGGACTTCGCGAGTGGGCAGGACATCACGGCCAACGGCGTCTTCACCCTCGGCAACGACGACGCGTTCGCCTCCGGCCACTACAACCCCAGCAACGGGTTCACCCCGCTGGCTTCCGGCGTGTGGAACAACTTCAAGCTCGGCACCTCCAGCGCCGATGTCCAGGGCTATGTCAACGCGGTGGGCGCCTACGACACCGTCACCGACGAGCTCGGGTTCAACGCCAACGAGTGGGACAACGAGGACTCAAAGAACATATCCGTCAGTAACACGTTGAACTGGACAGTCAATGCGGGCAACGCGATCCGGATCGGCTACCAGACGAACGGATACAAGCTCACCAACTACACGTTCGACAACTTCAACTCCCTGTCGGCCCCGGCCGGCGGCATCCTCGCGATGAACAACAGCAACACCTACCCGCGCATCCAGAGCATCGTGGTGAAGAACAGCTCGATCGACAACTCCCGGTACGCATCGGGACCGATCAGCATCAACGGCGGCAACGGAACCCCCCAGACCATCACCGCCGACCAGCAGGCGAACTACGGGTACGCCCCCAACCCCGACGGGTCGGGCACCACGTACTCGTACGCCAGGACCCCGATCGGCACCGCCAAGCTCGACAACGTGTGGTTCTCGAAACCGAACACGGGCGGCACGATCACCGGGGTCACGAATGCCACGCTGAACAACACCTATGTCGCGGGCCAGCTCGTCGAATACACCAGCCAGCTCCCGCTGACGACGAGCGGCATCGGCACGCTGACCACCACCTACACGGACGCCGGCGGCCAGACCCAGAACGTCAAGGCCGGCGCCCCCACCAACGGTGACACCTGGGTGGGTGCGTGGACCGGCGACCAGACCGCGAACAACTCCTCGGACCTGACCCTCATCACCCGCAACACCGGCGCCGGCCTGATGGGCGAGCAGTACACCACCGGATCCGGAGACGGAAAGCTCTCCTACGTCCGGTTCCCCCTGGGCAGCCTCACCAGATCACCGAGCCAGGCGACACTCCATCTCACCTACGTCGGCCACCGCTATGCGACGGTGCCGTCGACCGACACCGACCAGCTCCTCGTGCAAGCCGTCAGCGACACCACCTGCACCGGCGGCAGCGCGTCCTGCCCGGTCGACACGATGACCTGGCAGAACCGGCCGAGCTTCAACGCCACGACCTCCTCCGTCGCGAAGTCGGCCACCTTCACCCTCGGTTCGACCCTCATCCCCGAGGGCGGCGGCACCCACCAGGGCAACGCCATCGACGGCCGCGACATCACCGTCGACATCACCTCCTTCGTCCAGAGCGCCTACGCGGCCAATCAGTCCACGCTCCTGCTCGCCATCTGCAACGCGGGGGGCACCAACCACGAGCTGCGCTTCGTCAGCTCCGACGGCGCCACCGGCTCCAGGAAGCTCACCAACGCGAGCGCCGACATGACGCCCGGGCTGACCGTGACCCCATAGACGCGCAAGGCTGGCTCGTCCCGCGGGACGAGCCAGCCGATCTACACCAGCGGGACCACGGGCGTGCCGGAGGGAGTGATGCTCGACCACTCCAACCTCGACGCGACAGCGGCGACGGGGTGCGAGGCGCTGGATTGGGGCCGGACGACCGGTGTCTGCTGATCCTGCCGCTCTTCCACGTCAACGCGATCGTCATCAGCGTTCTCATCCCGCTGTTCGTGGGCGCCAGTATCGCCATCGCCGACCGTTTCGATCCCAGCACGGCGAGGTCGTCGTGTGCGGCCCCAACGTCATGCGCGGCTCCCTCGGTCGGCCGGAGGGGACGGCGAGGACGATCGTGGACGGCTGGTCGCACACGGGCGGCGTCGGCCATCTCGACGCGGGCGGCTACCTGTTCCTCGTCGGACGGTCGAAGGACATGATCATCCGCGGCGGCGAGAACATCTACCCCAAGGACTGGGCGCCACCCCAGCGGCTACGAGCGGCCGACGTCGTACGTCGTGCTCGACACCCTTCCCAAGAACGCCCTGGGCACGATCGACAATCCCTCCCTGCGGGCCGCCCACGCCACAGCCTGCGCCCGCACGACCGCTCGACAGAAAGGGGAGGGGGAAGGCGGGCTGCTCAAGAGCCGCCGCGACCCCGAGAACCGATGACCGCGATCGACTACCGCACCCAGACCACACTGATCACCGGTGCGAGTCGGGCCTGGGCGCGGAGTTCGCCCGGCGGCTCGCCGAGCGCGCTCGAACCTCGTGCTTGTCGCTCGACGGGCCGACCGGCTGGAGGCGGCACTGGCCGCCGAACTGTCCGCGCAGCACGGCATCACCCCGCCGCTGGAGAGGCTCTGGCGACGGAGATCGCCCGGCGCGGGATCACCGTCACCAGTCTCATCAACAACGCCGGCTTTGGCACCCATGGCCAGTTCCGCCGAGCGACACAACTGGGCCGGCAGTCGGGGCGTCGGCGGCGGTGAGTCATCGCCGGACGGCGAGGCGTCATTCCGGCCCTCGCCCGCTGGTGGGTGTGTCAGTGGCGTGTGGCGGCAGCATGCAGGGTCTATGCGGACTTCAGGTGCTCGCGCAGCCATTGCTCGGTGTTGCTGACGTGCAGCAGCGCGGCGGCATGGGTCAGTGAGACGTTCCGAGCGGCCAGGGCCGCGTAGATCGCCTCGTGCTCCGCCAGGGTGCGTCCCGCCGCGCGGGTGTCCACCAGGCCGCGCCAGATCCGGGCTCGTAGGGTGCGGCCCGATATGCCCTCGAGCACGCTGATCAGCGTTTCGTTGCCGGTGACGTCGACGATGGCGCGGTGGAAGGCCATGTCGTGGGCGTTGAGCCGCTCCACGTCCTCGCTCGCTTCCCGCATGGCGTCCAGATGCCGTTTCACCTCGGCCAGGCCGTCGTCCGACAGCCGTGTGGCGGCCAGCGCGGTGGCAGCGGGCTCCAGAAGGCGCCGGACCTCCATGAGGTCCAGTACGGCCCCGGGATCGCCCTGCAGCAGTTCCACCGCTCCGCCGAGGCCTTCGAGGAGCAGGCTCGGCTGCAGGCTGGTGACGTAGGTGCCGTCGCCGCGCCTTACCTCCAGCACGCGTGCCACGGAGAGCGCCTTCACCGCTTCGCGGGCGAGGTTGCGGGAGAGCCCGAGCTGGGCGGCCAGCTCCGGCTCCGGGGGCAGTTTGGCGCCGGGAGGCAGCGCTCCTGAGGCGATGAGTTCGCGGATCTGCGCGATCGCCTTGTCGGTCAGGGACATTGTGGGCTCCGTCCTGCGGCCGGACCGCGGATGCCTGCTGCGCCGGGCACGTCGTCCCTGAGGAGTCCTCGGGTGCGCAGGTCGTCCCACAGGGCTCCGGGGACGGGGGTCCAGTGTAGTCGTGCGTTGCGTGTGACCTGCTCGGCGTTGCGCATGCCGAGAGTGACGTTGACGACCGCGGGGTGGGTGAGGGGAAAGGCGATGGCGGCCGCCGGCAGGGTGGTGCCGTAAGCCTCGCAGACGTCGGCGATGGCGCGGGCGCGGGCGACGAGTTCGGGTGGGGCGTCGTGGTAGTCGTACTTCATGCCGTCGGCGGGCCGGTCGCGGGAGAGCAGGCCGGAGTTGAAGACGCCGACAGCGACCACGCTCTTGCCGTGCTCGTCGGCGGCGGGCAGGACATCGTCCAGGGCGGACTGGTCGAGGAGCGTGTAGCGGCCTGCGAGCATCACCACGTCGGCGGCGCTCTCG
This genomic stretch from Streptomyces deccanensis harbors:
- a CDS encoding transposase — encoded protein: MPAPRKYPLELRERAVRMYRTAEPKPVIRRMAEELGVHHEALRNWIRQAEADAGERDDLLTTEEKNELVQLRREVRDLRRANEVLRTASAFFAAQLDPTRPR
- a CDS encoding LacI family DNA-binding transcriptional regulator produces the protein MVTMAEVASRAGVAKQTVSNVVSGKKVRPETLAKVNAAINELGYKPNLVARSLRTGSTSTVGLFVPSVANPFYSEVVEEVENVLVGRGYNLLLATTRDDPGYTRTHLENLAARSVDALLVAGDKGVIQQLPMLAEAAFPVALFAWEGDPPTTLPVVSIDYEHAGFLAGRHLRELGHQTVAVIADLPSHAPRVRGLRRAFADDGLTIDDRKVFPCTRDDAVGGFAAARAALEADPRLTAIFATHDILAVGAVEAVVRSGQRVPGDVSVVGFDDIAQVVQIQPALTTITFPKREMAQQAVELLLRAVDSGRPPTNVISLLRPTLTIRDSSAPPRATG
- a CDS encoding FadR/GntR family transcriptional regulator, which codes for MSLTDKAIAQIRELIASGALPPGAKLPPEPELAAQLGLSRNLAREAVKALSVARVLEVRRGDGTYVTSLQPSLLLEGLGGAVELLQGDPGAVLDLMEVRRLLEPAATALAATRLSDDGLAEVKRHLDAMREASEDVERLNAHDMAFHRAIVDVTGNETLISVLEGISGRTLRARIWRGLVDTRAAGRTLAEHEAIYAALAARNVSLTHAAALLHVSNTEQWLREHLKSA